The Sulfolobus sp. A20 genomic interval TAAACTTTATATCCTCAATCCGTTTTACGGGTTGACCTACGTACACAATTTATTTTATTCTATTTATATTTTTAAGTCTTACTTGAATGTTTGGATGTGTTGATAAAAAAGTACTTGTTTTGTCATTATATTTCATTATTAGATCTATTAATAAATCTTTGTTTATTATCTTTGTGGCGAAATTATCCGCATTAAGTTCAAATCTTCTCAATAAATACCTCTGTGAAATGAAAACTACCATTATGAAAGGTAAAATAAGCAAAGGATACCTAATTATAAAAAAAGTAAATAAGATAACTATCAAAACAATTATTCCTAACATCTTTAAATGGTGATTAGATTCTAGATGTCCTACCTCATGAGCTAACGCTGCATTAATATGTTTCTCATCTTCTCTATCTATTAATTCCTTAGTTACTACAATAAATTTTCCCCATATGGAAAATATAGAGAAAGCGTTTATTTCATCAGAGTTCAATAGATATACTGGATATTTGTAAAATTGAGAGAATTTCTTAGCTCTTTTAAGTATTATTGCTGGTACTACTACGAGTTGAAGTAAAATAACCAGAGAGACTATAATGAAAGTAATAATTATTTCCATATAATTAATAAGGTAAGTATTACCATATAACTATTCTTTTAAGCTTTAATATTTGGGCTTTAATGATTCATTGTGAAAAGTGTCGTATTGGAGAATGGTAGGGCAGTAATAAAAGAGTTACCTATACCTAAACTTCAAGAAGGTGATATCTTAGTAGAGATGAAGGCATGTGGCTTGTGTGGTACGGATATAGAGAAGATTTGTGGGCAATACACTGCTTCTCAGCCTATTATTGGACATGAACCGGCTGGGATTATAAAAGAATCTACCGTAGATTGGCTTAAGGTAGGGGATAGAGTATTCGCTCATCATCATGTACCTTGTTACGAGTGCTATTATTGTAAGAAAGGTAGCCCAACAATGTGTCCATATTATCGAAAGACTAACTTAGACCCTGGTGGATTTTCCGAGTATTTTAGAGTTCCAAGTTGGAACGTGAAAAGAGGTGGAGTACTTAAACTCCCAGATAACGTAACCTTTGAAGAAGCTTCGTTTATAGAACCCTTAGCTACAGTAATTAGAGCGCAAAAAAGAGTGAAGATTATGGAGGGTGATTCAGTTTTCATAGTAGGTTCCGGACCAATGGGATTACTTCATGCAATGATGGCAAAAGTTAACAAGGCAGGTACTGTAATTATCTCAGATATAAGTGAGTTCAGAGTAGAATACGCCAGTAAAATTCCCCAAGTAGATCACTCTATAAATTCAAAGAAAATGAAT includes:
- a CDS encoding M48 family metalloprotease — encoded protein: MEIIITFIIVSLVILLQLVVVPAIILKRAKKFSQFYKYPVYLLNSDEINAFSIFSIWGKFIVVTKELIDREDEKHINAALAHEVGHLESNHHLKMLGIIVLIVILFTFFIIRYPLLILPFIMVVFISQRYLLRRFELNADNFATKIINKDLLIDLIMKYNDKTSTFLSTHPNIQVRLKNINRIK
- a CDS encoding zinc-dependent dehydrogenase yields the protein MKSVVLENGRAVIKELPIPKLQEGDILVEMKACGLCGTDIEKICGQYTASQPIIGHEPAGIIKESTVDWLKVGDRVFAHHHVPCYECYYCKKGSPTMCPYYRKTNLDPGGFSEYFRVPSWNVKRGGVLKLPDNVTFEEASFIEPLATVIRAQKRVKIMEGDSVFIVGSGPMGLLHAMMAKVNKAGTVIISDISEFRVEYASKIPQVDHSINSKKMNVVDEVKKLTDGRGADISIIASGSPSAILSGLYATRKGGRVLLFGVPYKGTTLNYDISDLLNNEISVISSNAAVEEDTNEALKVIASKSIDVNSLITHRFPLDEFNEAVRVAKEGKSIKVIIYD